In Flavobacteriales bacterium, the following are encoded in one genomic region:
- a CDS encoding DUF2752 domain-containing protein produces MKRTVHKIYFVILLLIPLILIVLPADFFDKGQSICLSVFFFNKNCYACGMTRAIQHLIHFDFHIAYEYNKLSFLVLPLLIISYYKTIKKVYKKIN; encoded by the coding sequence GTGAAAAGAACCGTCCATAAAATATACTTTGTAATCCTCTTGCTCATTCCGTTAATTTTGATTGTTCTTCCAGCCGATTTTTTTGACAAAGGACAATCTATCTGTTTATCTGTATTTTTTTTTAATAAAAACTGCTACGCTTGTGGCATGACCCGAGCTATACAACATCTAATTCATTTTGATTTTCATATTGCATACGAATACAATAAGCTGTCATTTTTGGTGCTTCCTCTTCTAATAATTTCCTATTACAAAACAATAAAAAAGGTCTACAAAAAAATTAATTAA
- a CDS encoding TM2 domain-containing protein: MKKFLFIALAVLAVSAVCFASFPVSEQITNSEVIISSAEAATPLAADIDWALFIICWFVGALGIHRFIIGDVTNGILMLLTLGGCGIWVIIDLIKIAQGKMRM, encoded by the coding sequence ATGAAGAAATTTTTATTCATTGCATTGGCCGTATTAGCGGTTAGTGCGGTTTGCTTTGCATCATTTCCAGTTTCTGAGCAAATTACTAACAGTGAGGTAATAATTTCCAGTGCTGAAGCAGCTACTCCTCTTGCAGCTGATATTGACTGGGCGTTGTTTATTATTTGTTGGTTTGTTGGGGCTCTTGGAATTCACCGTTTTATTATAGGTGATGTTACTAATGGTATCCTTATGCTTTTAACTTTAGGTGGTTGCGGTATTTGGGTCATCATTGACTTAATCAAAATTGCCCAAGGTAAAATGCGTATGTAA
- a CDS encoding peptidoglycan synthetase, producing the protein MKVHLIAIGGSAMHNMALALHDKGFEVSGSDDAIFEPSKGRLNAHGLLPKEMGWFPEKIHEDLDAIILGMHARTDNPELKKAQELGIPIFSYPEYIYEQSKDKKRVVIGGSHGKTSITAMVLHVLNYAKIDCDYMVGAQLEGFDTMVKLTREAPIIILEGDEYLSSPIDRRPKFHWYKPHVAVLSGIAWDHINVFPTFENYVEQFRIFKKDVKEVLIYCETDEVLNKLANEKSECRLKAYVTPPHEIDNGVSYLVDGNDRIPLLVFGEHNLQNMNAARLVCQELGLSKEKFYEAIQSFKGAYKRLELVRKNNSSAMYKDFAHSPSKLKATSTAMKMQFSKRKLIACMELHTFSSLNKTFLKEYKGCMDTPDEAIVFYSKKAIEHKKLEEISINEVHKAFDRKDLKVFTSTDELEAYLISKDWQNKNLLMMSSGNFGGLDLNQLSKLISN; encoded by the coding sequence ATGAAAGTACATTTAATCGCAATTGGAGGGAGTGCAATGCACAATATGGCTTTGGCTCTTCATGATAAAGGTTTTGAAGTAAGCGGATCAGATGATGCCATTTTTGAACCTTCAAAAGGTCGATTAAATGCTCATGGACTACTACCAAAAGAAATGGGTTGGTTCCCTGAAAAAATCCATGAAGACCTAGACGCTATTATTCTTGGAATGCATGCTCGAACTGATAACCCTGAATTGAAAAAAGCTCAAGAATTAGGGATTCCAATTTTTTCTTATCCAGAATACATTTATGAGCAAAGTAAAGACAAGAAGAGAGTCGTAATTGGAGGAAGTCATGGTAAAACGTCCATAACTGCAATGGTTTTACATGTTCTTAATTATGCAAAGATAGATTGCGATTACATGGTCGGAGCTCAACTTGAGGGTTTTGATACTATGGTAAAGCTTACTCGAGAAGCACCTATTATAATTTTAGAGGGAGATGAATATTTGTCTTCACCTATTGATAGAAGGCCAAAATTTCATTGGTACAAACCCCATGTTGCCGTTTTAAGTGGTATTGCATGGGATCACATCAACGTATTTCCAACATTTGAAAACTACGTTGAGCAATTCAGGATATTTAAAAAGGATGTTAAAGAAGTACTGATTTATTGTGAAACTGATGAGGTCTTGAACAAACTAGCAAATGAAAAATCAGAGTGCAGACTAAAGGCTTATGTTACCCCACCTCATGAAATTGATAATGGAGTAAGCTACTTAGTGGACGGTAATGACCGTATTCCATTATTGGTCTTTGGGGAACATAATTTGCAAAACATGAATGCAGCTCGATTAGTATGTCAAGAGCTGGGCCTAAGTAAAGAAAAATTTTATGAGGCAATTCAAAGTTTTAAAGGTGCTTATAAAAGATTAGAGTTGGTAAGAAAAAATAATAGTTCTGCTATGTATAAGGATTTCGCACACTCACCATCGAAACTAAAAGCAACGTCAACAGCTATGAAAATGCAGTTTTCTAAACGAAAACTTATTGCTTGTATGGAATTACATACCTTTTCCAGTCTTAATAAAACCTTTTTGAAGGAATATAAGGGGTGTATGGACACTCCTGATGAAGCCATAGTATTCTATAGTAAAAAAGCTATAGAGCATAAGAAATTAGAAGAAATAAGTATAAATGAAGTGCATAAGGCGTTTGATAGAAAAGATTTAAAGGTTTTTACGAGTACTGATGAACTTGAAGCTTATCTAATTTCAAAAGACTGGCAAAACAAAAACCTTCTAATGATGAGTTCTGGCAATTTTGGAGGATTAGATCTTAATCAGTTATCTAAGTTGATAAGTAATTAA
- a CDS encoding MBL fold metallo-hydrolase: MKVYTIDTGYFKLDGGAMFGVVPKVLWSKTNPADENNLCPWAMRSLLIENGNRLILIDNGIGDKQDDKFLRHYYLHGDENLESSLKNHGFSRDDITDVFLTHLHFDHCGGSVKWNRDKSRFEMNFKNANYWSNKDHWQWATQPNNREKASFLKENIIPIEESGHLKFVEKEGQLFDSFSTLFVNGHTEAQMIPHIQYKGKTVVFAADLLPSTGHIPLPYVMGYDTKPLVTLSEKEKFLNEAADNEYIIFLQHDNYNECCTVHKTEKGVRLKDTFKLSDI, from the coding sequence ATGAAAGTGTATACAATTGATACGGGTTATTTTAAATTAGATGGCGGCGCTATGTTCGGCGTTGTACCAAAGGTTCTTTGGAGCAAAACAAATCCTGCCGACGAAAATAATCTATGTCCTTGGGCAATGCGTTCTCTTCTGATTGAAAATGGTAATCGATTGATTTTAATTGATAATGGGATTGGAGACAAACAAGATGACAAATTCTTAAGGCATTATTACCTTCATGGAGATGAAAATCTTGAGTCGTCTTTAAAAAATCATGGCTTTTCGCGTGACGACATTACTGATGTTTTTCTAACACATTTGCATTTTGATCACTGTGGTGGAAGTGTGAAATGGAATAGAGATAAAAGTAGGTTTGAAATGAATTTCAAAAATGCAAACTACTGGAGTAACAAAGACCATTGGCAATGGGCAACTCAGCCAAATAACAGAGAAAAAGCATCTTTCTTGAAAGAGAATATTATCCCAATTGAGGAAAGCGGACATCTGAAATTCGTTGAAAAAGAAGGTCAGTTATTTGATAGCTTTTCAACTCTTTTCGTCAATGGACATACTGAAGCTCAGATGATACCACACATTCAATACAAAGGAAAGACAGTTGTATTCGCTGCTGATTTATTACCTAGCACTGGACATATTCCTCTACCCTACGTTATGGGTTATGATACTAAACCATTGGTAACACTTAGTGAAAAGGAAAAATTCCTAAATGAAGCAGCGGACAACGAATACATAATTTTCTTACAGCATGATAACTATAACGAATGTTGTACCGTTCATAAAACAGAAAAAGGAGTACGCCTTAAAGACACTTTTAAATTAAGCGACATCTAA
- a CDS encoding YqgE/AlgH family protein — protein MMDIRQPKRGQFLISEPNMQDLNFKRSVLLLTEHNNSESIAFILNQPTKLLVNDLIDDFPSFNAKVHIGGPVEKNTLHFIHSLGDKIDQSVAVSENLYWSGNFETLKTLIRNGEVKESEVKFFIGYSGWSSGQLEYELQENAWIVINSDSSIALNNNDKRLWRKFIKQMDKDLAIWHNMPDNPELN, from the coding sequence ATGATGGATATAAGGCAACCAAAACGTGGACAATTTTTAATTTCAGAACCTAATATGCAGGATTTGAATTTTAAGAGATCTGTATTATTACTCACTGAACACAACAACAGCGAGAGTATTGCATTTATCCTAAACCAACCCACTAAACTTTTAGTCAACGACTTAATAGACGATTTCCCTAGCTTTAATGCCAAGGTTCATATAGGAGGGCCTGTTGAAAAGAATACTTTACATTTCATTCACTCACTCGGCGATAAAATTGATCAATCCGTTGCCGTTTCCGAAAACCTTTATTGGAGCGGAAATTTCGAAACTCTAAAAACATTAATTCGAAACGGTGAAGTGAAAGAATCAGAGGTTAAGTTTTTCATTGGCTACTCAGGATGGAGCTCAGGTCAATTGGAATATGAATTACAAGAAAATGCTTGGATTGTAATTAATAGCGATAGTTCTATTGCTCTGAATAACAACGATAAACGTTTGTGGAGAAAGTTCATCAAACAAATGGATAAGGATTTGGCTATTTGGCATAATATGCCTGACAACCCTGAACTAAATTAG
- a CDS encoding aminotransferase class IV has protein sequence MLYNHNGKLCKDIEIGLNNRSFLYGDGLFERLRVFNGVIFNRDNHKKRLEHSLQKLELNLEISIDQLFHSVEELVKENKIEKSSSARISIYRNEGGLYTPSTNSASYIIEASFANQDCFVLSEGLKLGIYEKFKKSLSEISNIKSSSALLYVLASISKRERNFNELLLLNNLDRPIEGTNSNVFIVKGGQLVTPPLSEGPLAGCMRALIIEHFDVIEKSLEIQDIECADEILLTNCNGIRWVSEFAVKSDYRNGKTREVIALINTLI, from the coding sequence ATGTTATATAACCATAACGGTAAACTTTGTAAGGATATAGAGATAGGTTTAAACAACCGCTCATTTTTATATGGCGATGGTCTATTTGAACGACTCAGAGTATTTAATGGTGTAATTTTTAATCGAGATAATCATAAAAAAAGGCTTGAACATTCATTACAGAAACTGGAGTTAAATTTAGAAATATCAATAGATCAGCTATTTCATTCAGTTGAAGAGCTTGTAAAAGAAAACAAGATTGAGAAAAGCAGTAGTGCTAGAATAAGCATTTACAGAAATGAAGGGGGCTTATATACTCCTTCTACTAATTCAGCATCTTATATTATAGAAGCATCTTTTGCTAATCAAGACTGTTTTGTTTTATCAGAGGGTTTAAAATTAGGTATTTATGAAAAGTTCAAGAAGTCATTATCAGAAATTTCTAATATAAAAAGTTCAAGTGCTTTACTGTATGTTTTGGCTTCCATTAGCAAGAGAGAACGTAACTTTAATGAATTACTGCTGTTAAATAATTTAGATAGACCAATAGAGGGAACGAATTCAAATGTTTTTATTGTCAAGGGTGGTCAATTAGTAACACCACCATTATCAGAAGGTCCACTTGCGGGTTGTATGCGTGCTTTGATTATTGAGCACTTTGATGTAATTGAAAAATCGCTTGAAATTCAAGATATTGAATGTGCTGATGAAATTCTTTTGACTAACTGTAATGGAATTCGTTGGGTTAGTGAATTTGCTGTTAAATCAGATTATAGAAACGGTAAGACTAGAGAGGTAATAGCTCTTATTAATACACTAATTTAG
- a CDS encoding 16S rRNA (uracil(1498)-N(3))-methyltransferase, with protein sequence MQLFYTADINSNEFTLSKEESKHCIMVLRKTIGDEINLIDGKGGFYTARITDDNIKSCKLEIVKIENDFGKSKTYIHIAIAPTKSNDRFEWFLEKATEIGINEITPIVCDNSERKVLKLERMNKILISAMKQSKRAYLPKLNDVISYKAFVQSTFDEDCYIAHCVESEKSQLKDVLIKNKNSLILIGPEGDFSTNEIQLALENNFKAVSLGSSRLRTETAGIVACHTINLINQ encoded by the coding sequence ATGCAACTCTTTTACACAGCTGATATAAATTCAAACGAATTCACTCTTTCCAAAGAAGAAAGTAAGCACTGTATAATGGTTTTGAGAAAAACTATCGGTGATGAGATAAATTTAATCGACGGAAAAGGTGGTTTTTATACGGCAAGAATTACAGATGACAATATAAAGTCATGCAAACTCGAAATAGTAAAAATTGAAAATGATTTTGGTAAAAGTAAAACGTACATTCATATAGCTATTGCTCCAACGAAGAGTAATGACAGATTTGAATGGTTTCTTGAAAAAGCCACAGAGATTGGTATTAATGAAATCACACCTATCGTTTGTGATAACTCAGAACGTAAGGTTTTAAAACTTGAAAGAATGAATAAAATTCTTATCAGTGCAATGAAGCAATCAAAACGTGCTTACTTACCAAAACTTAATGATGTGATTTCTTATAAGGCTTTTGTTCAATCAACTTTTGATGAAGACTGCTATATTGCGCACTGTGTTGAAAGCGAAAAATCACAGCTGAAAGATGTCCTAATTAAAAATAAGAACTCACTAATATTGATTGGTCCTGAAGGAGATTTTTCTACAAATGAGATTCAATTGGCTTTAGAAAACAACTTCAAAGCTGTGTCTTTAGGCTCAAGTCGTCTGAGAACCGAAACTGCAGGGATTGTGGCTTGTCATACAATTAACTTAATAAATCAATGA
- a CDS encoding DUF4159 domain-containing protein translates to MRIVLYIFSLTLLFSFVSPSYKIAVLKYNGGGDWYSNPTALTNLIQFCNDRLGTNMDSQYDIVEVGNQAIFNYPFIHMTGHGNVVFSTADSENLRNYLIGGGFLHIDDNYGMDKFVRPEMKKVFPESEFVELPINHPIYNQEFSFKNGLPKIHKHDEKPSQGFGLFYEGRMVCFYSYESDLGDGWEDAEVHNDSQETRLKALKMGANIIDFVFSNQN, encoded by the coding sequence ATGAGAATAGTCCTTTACATTTTTAGCCTTACACTCCTATTTAGCTTTGTGTCTCCATCTTATAAAATAGCTGTTCTTAAATATAATGGTGGTGGTGACTGGTATTCTAACCCTACTGCTTTAACAAACCTAATTCAATTCTGCAACGATAGGCTTGGAACAAATATGGACAGTCAGTACGATATAGTAGAGGTCGGAAATCAAGCAATATTCAATTATCCATTTATTCATATGACTGGACATGGAAACGTAGTGTTCTCTACAGCAGATAGTGAAAACCTAAGAAATTACCTCATAGGTGGTGGCTTTTTACATATTGATGATAATTATGGCATGGATAAGTTTGTAAGGCCAGAAATGAAGAAAGTTTTTCCTGAAAGTGAATTTGTAGAACTCCCAATCAACCACCCTATTTACAATCAAGAATTTAGCTTCAAAAATGGATTACCAAAAATTCATAAGCACGATGAAAAACCCTCTCAAGGATTCGGGCTATTTTATGAAGGTAGAATGGTTTGTTTTTACTCCTATGAAAGTGACTTAGGTGATGGATGGGAAGATGCAGAGGTACACAATGACAGTCAAGAGACAAGGCTTAAAGCCTTGAAGATGGGTGCAAACATCATCGACTTTGTATTTTCTAATCAAAACTAA
- a CDS encoding AI-2E family transporter, whose translation MNQNIKNTLTIIGIILGLILIVYLNTIVAYILVSVVLALIGRPVMKGLSLLKIKGKSLPRTFNSFVTLFLLVIFFFSIFSLFTPLIIEEARIISSIDFEAVSLELEAPINDLDIWLKEYHFLSAESSVDNEIFKLISLTKVKSIFNSALGILGNSLIALFSILFITFFFLKEKDLFNNFILTVVPTSKSNQLSNALKNAKRLLSRYFIGVIIQIFTITIIVSLGLSILGIKNAILIGFLAGLINVIPYIGPIIGALIGVIIGISTNLELDFYTQMIPLIIKICVVFGSMQLIDNFILQPIIFSNSVKAHPLEIFLVVISAGTIWGITGMIIAIPFYTFFRVIAKEFLNEFKIIKELTKNI comes from the coding sequence ATGAACCAGAACATAAAAAATACACTTACAATTATTGGTATTATTCTTGGATTAATATTAATCGTTTATCTCAATACAATAGTGGCATATATTTTGGTATCGGTTGTTTTGGCTCTTATTGGGCGGCCTGTGATGAAAGGACTTTCACTTTTAAAAATTAAGGGCAAATCACTACCAAGAACATTCAATAGTTTCGTTACCTTATTTCTGTTAGTCATATTTTTCTTTAGCATCTTTTCACTATTCACACCTCTTATCATTGAAGAAGCAAGAATCATATCATCCATTGACTTTGAGGCCGTTTCTTTAGAGTTGGAAGCCCCAATAAATGATTTAGATATTTGGCTTAAAGAATATCATTTCTTAAGCGCTGAATCCTCTGTTGATAATGAAATCTTTAAATTAATTAGTTTGACAAAAGTCAAATCTATTTTTAACTCGGCATTGGGTATTTTGGGTAATAGTCTAATCGCTTTATTCTCTATTTTATTCATTACCTTTTTCTTCTTAAAAGAGAAAGACCTATTTAACAATTTCATTCTTACTGTAGTACCAACAAGTAAAAGCAATCAACTTTCCAATGCCCTTAAGAATGCAAAACGCTTATTAAGTCGTTATTTTATCGGTGTCATTATTCAAATATTTACCATAACTATTATTGTTAGCCTAGGATTGAGTATCCTTGGTATTAAAAATGCCATTCTAATAGGCTTTTTAGCAGGCTTGATAAATGTAATCCCATACATAGGTCCTATCATTGGTGCATTGATTGGTGTAATTATTGGTATATCTACAAATCTTGAACTAGACTTTTACACTCAAATGATACCACTAATCATAAAAATCTGTGTGGTATTCGGAAGTATGCAGCTTATTGATAATTTTATTCTTCAGCCAATCATATTTTCTAATAGTGTAAAAGCACACCCTCTAGAAATTTTCCTAGTAGTTATTTCTGCAGGAACAATTTGGGGAATTACTGGTATGATTATTGCCATTCCTTTTTACACCTTTTTTAGAGTAATTGCTAAAGAATTTTTAAACGAGTTCAAAATTATTAAGGAACTGACTAAAAATATTTAA
- a CDS encoding RsmD family RNA methyltransferase yields MFSISKQKDIDKSVFANQLHGKRIALSKIPSWHNQKNIVYPSKISMEQCSSEFTAKYKSTLVKGKSFIDLTGGFGVDSFFISKSFEGGIHCEMDTELQYIVQHNFKQLSADIHSIKTDGIDYLNTSNDKFDLIYIDPSRRNSSKQKVIQLKDYTPNILEHLDLLLSKGKMVLLKTAPLLDIKQVLNQISDIKEVHVVAVNNECKELLFLLEQDNEGYIKIQCTDLTKQISFEFNLEDENEKCSYSTPLKYIYEPNVSILKAGAFNSIANQFNLKKIHKNSHLYTSDLIINDFPGRMFKLKHISSLSKKDILPLLKDKKANITRRNFPLTVNDIRKKIGIKDGGSNYLFATTLIDEKKKVLICEKI; encoded by the coding sequence GTGTTTTCTATTTCCAAGCAAAAAGATATAGATAAATCTGTATTTGCCAACCAACTTCATGGAAAACGCATTGCTCTTTCAAAAATTCCGTCATGGCATAATCAAAAGAACATAGTTTATCCTTCTAAAATCAGTATGGAGCAATGTTCGTCAGAGTTCACGGCAAAGTATAAATCCACACTAGTAAAAGGCAAATCATTCATTGATTTAACTGGAGGCTTTGGTGTGGATTCTTTTTTTATTAGTAAATCTTTCGAAGGTGGCATTCATTGTGAAATGGATACTGAATTACAATATATAGTTCAACACAATTTCAAGCAACTATCAGCAGATATACATTCCATTAAAACTGATGGAATTGACTACCTCAACACATCAAATGATAAGTTTGACCTCATATATATTGACCCCTCGAGAAGAAACTCTTCTAAACAAAAAGTTATTCAACTAAAAGATTACACTCCAAATATTCTTGAGCACCTCGACTTACTGCTTTCAAAAGGAAAAATGGTATTGTTAAAAACAGCTCCTTTACTTGATATTAAACAAGTATTGAATCAAATCTCTGATATCAAAGAAGTTCATGTAGTAGCAGTAAATAATGAATGTAAAGAACTACTATTTCTATTAGAACAAGATAATGAAGGTTATATCAAAATACAGTGTACTGATTTAACAAAACAGATATCTTTTGAATTCAACCTTGAAGATGAAAATGAAAAATGTTCTTACTCCACCCCTCTTAAATACATTTATGAGCCTAATGTGAGCATTTTAAAAGCAGGAGCCTTCAATTCTATAGCGAATCAATTTAATCTTAAAAAAATTCATAAGAATAGTCATTTATACACTTCAGATCTTATAATTAATGATTTTCCAGGTAGAATGTTCAAATTAAAACATATTTCAAGCCTCTCTAAAAAAGATATTTTACCACTTTTAAAAGATAAAAAAGCCAATATTACTAGACGAAATTTCCCTTTGACAGTAAATGATATTCGTAAAAAAATTGGAATTAAAGATGGTGGGAGTAATTATTTATTTGCCACCACTCTAATTGATGAAAAAAAGAAGGTTCTGATTTGTGAGAAAATCTAA
- the hutH gene encoding histidine ammonia-lyase, translating to MHEISNRHLSLKEIHQIIHNQELLVLSQDVIDKIQKCRDYLDSKSNDKQPIYGVNTGFGSLCNEPISQEDLSQLQINLVLSHACGFGEEVPCNIVKLMLFLKIKSLSYGHSGVQVETVQRLVDFYNNDILPIVFQQGSLGASGDLAPLAHLSLPLLGLGEVYFEGKKQDSSVVLEKMDWKPVSLKSKEGLALLNGTQFMNAYAVECLLRAYKISYLADLIGATSLDSFDGRIEPFNALVHYIRPHKGQLDTAKNVSEFLSESELIEQPKTNVQDPYSFRCIPQVHGATKDALRHVENTVVTEMNSVTDNPNVFVNEDEVISAGNFHGQPLALTMDYMAIAISELGAISERRTYLLISGQRDLPPYLVKNPGLNSGFMIPQYTAASIASQNKQLCTPASVDSIVSSNGQEDHVSMGANSATKLLRVIENTERILSIELMTASQALSFRTSKSSSFIENLMTTFREDVPIVENDDIMHERMKKSLGFIQSLGIEEDILF from the coding sequence ATGCACGAAATCAGTAACAGACATTTATCTCTGAAAGAAATTCATCAAATAATTCATAATCAAGAATTATTGGTGCTTTCACAAGATGTTATTGATAAAATTCAAAAATGTAGAGATTATCTTGATTCCAAATCAAATGACAAACAACCCATTTACGGAGTAAATACGGGTTTTGGATCATTGTGCAATGAGCCAATCTCTCAGGAAGACTTAAGTCAACTTCAAATCAATTTGGTATTATCACATGCTTGCGGCTTCGGAGAAGAAGTCCCTTGCAATATTGTTAAGTTAATGCTATTCCTTAAGATAAAATCATTGTCTTACGGTCATTCTGGTGTACAAGTGGAAACGGTTCAACGTTTGGTAGACTTTTACAATAACGATATTCTTCCTATTGTTTTTCAGCAAGGCTCATTAGGAGCGTCTGGTGATTTAGCACCTTTAGCTCACCTTTCTTTACCTCTCTTAGGTTTGGGAGAAGTATACTTTGAGGGTAAGAAGCAAGACTCATCTGTCGTTTTAGAAAAAATGGATTGGAAGCCAGTTTCTTTGAAGTCTAAAGAAGGTTTGGCACTGCTTAATGGTACGCAGTTCATGAATGCCTATGCAGTAGAATGTTTGTTAAGAGCGTATAAAATTTCATATCTAGCTGATTTAATAGGTGCAACATCACTTGATAGTTTTGACGGACGTATAGAGCCATTTAATGCATTAGTACACTATATACGACCTCATAAAGGGCAATTAGATACTGCCAAAAATGTCTCTGAATTTCTGTCAGAAAGTGAGTTGATAGAACAGCCTAAGACTAACGTACAAGACCCTTATTCGTTCAGATGTATTCCGCAAGTTCATGGTGCTACCAAAGATGCTCTTCGACATGTTGAGAATACGGTAGTTACGGAGATGAATTCCGTAACCGACAATCCTAATGTATTTGTAAATGAAGATGAAGTCATTTCAGCTGGTAATTTTCATGGACAACCTCTAGCATTGACGATGGACTATATGGCAATAGCAATCTCTGAATTAGGTGCTATTTCAGAAAGAAGAACATATTTATTGATCTCTGGGCAGAGAGATTTGCCCCCATACCTTGTTAAGAATCCAGGTCTTAATTCAGGTTTCATGATTCCGCAATATACTGCGGCAAGTATTGCTAGTCAAAACAAACAATTATGTACTCCAGCCTCTGTAGATAGTATAGTCTCTTCAAATGGACAAGAAGACCATGTAAGTATGGGAGCCAATTCAGCGACTAAACTACTTAGAGTTATAGAAAATACTGAAAGAATTTTAAGTATTGAGTTGATGACGGCTTCTCAAGCATTGTCTTTTAGAACATCAAAATCATCATCATTTATTGAAAACTTAATGACGACATTTAGAGAAGATGTACCTATTGTTGAAAATGACGACATTATGCATGAACGTATGAAAAAGTCCTTAGGTTTTATTCAGTCTTTGGGTATTGAAGAGGATATTCTTTTTTAG
- a CDS encoding shikimate kinase encodes MTIFLVGYMGSGKSTLGQKLAYNLKHDFIDLDKYIEEQEGRTIKEIFDEDGEDYFRKLERLYLHRVIDTEDTVISTGGGTPCHFDNMEQMNEYGMTVYINMHPKALIPRLQKSAVLRPLIEGLEGEELLDYVYKTLREREGFYHKAQKVVTGYNLNAKKLQEYCLEE; translated from the coding sequence ATGACCATTTTCTTAGTAGGCTACATGGGTAGCGGAAAAAGTACCTTAGGGCAAAAACTTGCATATAACTTAAAACACGACTTTATTGACCTTGATAAATATATTGAGGAGCAAGAAGGCCGAACAATCAAAGAAATATTCGATGAGGATGGCGAAGATTATTTTAGAAAATTAGAGCGATTATATCTTCACAGAGTTATTGATACAGAAGATACTGTTATTTCAACTGGTGGTGGTACTCCATGTCATTTTGATAATATGGAGCAGATGAACGAATATGGAATGACAGTGTATATAAATATGCATCCAAAAGCGTTAATCCCAAGATTGCAGAAGTCAGCTGTATTAAGACCTCTTATTGAAGGACTTGAAGGTGAAGAATTACTAGATTATGTGTACAAAACACTAAGAGAACGAGAAGGTTTTTATCACAAGGCTCAAAAGGTAGTTACAGGCTATAACCTAAATGCAAAAAAGCTACAGGAATATTGCTTAGAAGAATAG
- a CDS encoding SDR family oxidoreductase produces MKNKVVIVTGASSGIGESCAWRFAMKGSKVVLAARNSQKLEEISIKMTAKGFTSLVVQADVSVEEDCKRLINETINAFNGIDVLVNNAGISMRAILEEVDLSVIKKVMDVNFYGTVFCTKYALPFLLESKGSVVGVSSIAGYKGLPGRTAYSASKFAMQGFLESLRIENLEKNLHVLIACPGFTASNIRNTALSKDGGVQSESPRDEKSMMSPDEVAERIYLSVVKRQNSLVMTINGKLTVFLNKLLPSLVDRLVFNHLKKEPNSPF; encoded by the coding sequence ATGAAAAACAAAGTGGTCATTGTTACTGGTGCATCTTCAGGGATTGGAGAATCTTGTGCGTGGCGCTTTGCTATGAAAGGCAGTAAGGTTGTTTTAGCGGCGAGAAACTCTCAGAAATTAGAAGAGATTAGTATAAAGATGACTGCCAAAGGATTTACTTCTTTAGTGGTGCAGGCTGATGTGAGTGTTGAAGAAGACTGTAAACGATTAATCAATGAAACCATAAATGCATTTAATGGAATAGATGTACTAGTTAATAATGCTGGAATTTCAATGCGTGCAATTCTTGAAGAAGTTGATTTGTCAGTTATCAAAAAAGTAATGGACGTTAACTTTTATGGAACAGTCTTTTGTACAAAATACGCTTTGCCTTTTTTGCTTGAGTCTAAAGGTTCTGTTGTTGGGGTTTCTTCTATTGCGGGATATAAAGGACTTCCTGGAAGAACTGCTTATTCAGCCTCAAAATTTGCAATGCAAGGTTTTTTAGAATCATTAAGAATTGAAAACCTTGAAAAAAACTTACACGTACTAATCGCTTGCCCTGGATTTACGGCTTCAAATATTAGAAATACAGCTCTATCGAAAGATGGAGGAGTTCAATCAGAAAGTCCAAGAGATGAAAAATCAATGATGTCGCCAGACGAAGTGGCAGAAAGAATATATTTGTCTGTAGTTAAAAGACAAAATTCGTTAGTCATGACAATTAATGGAAAACTTACCGTATTTTTGAACAAACTTTTACCAAGTTTAGTGGACCGATTAGTATTTAACCATTTAAAGAAAGAACCTAATTCACCTTTTTAA